Proteins from one Mycobacterium sp. EPa45 genomic window:
- a CDS encoding CGNR zinc finger domain-containing protein, producing the protein MADWLPDPESKPAPEPLDRVQALVNTADLESGADRLASADNAEPWLRLHGLLPAGGTVTPRELEVVREVREALRALLVHNAGGPAPTPDELRPLSGIADTATARVHLGPDGAVEVAADDDSLAGRLLSMLLVVSDAQRDGTWAQLKACGNANCRWAFYDRSRNHGGTWCDMATCGNKLKNREFRARRSRTSG; encoded by the coding sequence ATGGCCGACTGGCTGCCAGACCCCGAGAGCAAGCCGGCGCCCGAGCCGCTCGACCGGGTTCAGGCGCTGGTCAACACCGCCGACCTGGAATCCGGTGCCGACCGGCTGGCCAGCGCGGACAATGCCGAGCCGTGGCTGCGGTTGCACGGCCTGTTGCCGGCCGGCGGCACTGTCACGCCTCGCGAATTGGAGGTGGTCCGTGAGGTGCGGGAGGCGTTGCGCGCACTGCTGGTGCACAACGCGGGCGGTCCCGCTCCGACCCCGGACGAGCTGCGCCCGCTGAGCGGGATCGCCGACACCGCCACTGCGCGAGTGCACCTCGGCCCAGACGGTGCCGTCGAGGTGGCCGCGGACGACGACTCCCTGGCGGGGCGTCTGCTGTCGATGCTCCTGGTCGTCTCGGACGCGCAGCGCGACGGGACCTGGGCGCAGCTCAAGGCCTGCGGCAACGCGAACTGCCGGTGGGCGTTCTACGACCGCTCCCGAAACCACGGCGGTACCTGGTGCGATATGGCCACCTGCGGCAACAAGCTCAAGAACCGGGAATTCCGCGCGCGGCGCAGCCGAACCTCAGGTTGA
- a CDS encoding zinc-binding alcohol dehydrogenase family protein translates to MAAPPTTMRAWRVRRPGPMRSHPLDFDSATPVPQPAPGELLVAVLACGVCRTDLHVTEGDLPVHRPHVTPGHEVVGEVVGKGSDAGDEFAIGDRVGIAWLRHTCGVCRYCRRGAENLCPNSRYTGWDADGGYADFATVPADFAHHLPAGYTDTELAPLLCAGIIGYRSLLRAELPPGGRLGLYGFGGSAHITAQVALAQGAEVHVMTRGAEAQELALRLGVASAQGAADPPPVLLDAAILFAPVGDLVLPALEALDRGGTLAIAGIHLSDIPALNYQRHLFQERQVRSVSSNTRADAREFLAFAGRHRIEVTTPEYPLGQADVALTDLVEGRIAGAAVLRP, encoded by the coding sequence ATGGCAGCCCCACCGACCACGATGCGCGCCTGGCGGGTACGCCGGCCCGGCCCGATGCGCAGCCACCCACTGGACTTCGACAGCGCCACCCCGGTACCGCAGCCGGCGCCGGGCGAACTGCTGGTGGCGGTGCTGGCCTGCGGTGTCTGCCGGACCGACCTGCACGTCACCGAGGGCGATCTGCCGGTGCATCGTCCACACGTCACGCCCGGCCACGAGGTGGTCGGCGAGGTTGTCGGAAAAGGATCCGATGCCGGCGACGAATTCGCCATCGGCGACCGGGTCGGCATCGCCTGGCTGCGCCACACCTGCGGGGTGTGCCGGTACTGCCGACGAGGCGCGGAGAACCTGTGCCCGAATTCCCGCTACACCGGCTGGGACGCCGACGGCGGGTACGCCGATTTCGCCACCGTCCCAGCCGATTTCGCCCATCACCTGCCCGCTGGATATACCGATACCGAGCTGGCGCCGCTGCTGTGTGCCGGGATCATCGGCTATCGGTCGTTGCTGCGGGCCGAGCTCCCGCCCGGGGGGCGGCTGGGCTTGTACGGGTTCGGCGGCAGCGCGCACATCACCGCGCAGGTGGCACTGGCCCAGGGTGCGGAGGTCCACGTGATGACTCGCGGCGCCGAAGCTCAGGAGCTGGCGCTGCGCCTGGGTGTGGCATCCGCGCAGGGAGCGGCCGACCCGCCGCCGGTCCTGCTGGACGCGGCGATCCTGTTCGCCCCGGTCGGGGACCTCGTGCTGCCGGCTCTGGAAGCTCTCGATCGCGGCGGCACCCTGGCGATTGCCGGGATCCACCTCAGCGACATCCCGGCGCTGAACTATCAACGGCACCTCTTCCAGGAACGCCAGGTCCGGTCGGTGTCGTCGAACACCCGTGCCGACGCGCGCGAGTTCCTGGCCTTCGCGGGTCGTCATCGCATCGAGGTCACCACACCGGAGTATCCGCTCGGACAAGCCGATGTCGCCTTGACCGACCTTGTCGAGGGCCGCATCGCGGGGGCGGCGGTCCTGCGGCCCTGA
- a CDS encoding GlsB/YeaQ/YmgE family stress response membrane protein codes for MDMVAATEFLARSTTLTSVGWIGYIIIGALAGWIAGKLVKGGGSGILLNIVIGIVGALIGGFLLSFFLDTAAGGWWFTLFTAILGSVILLWIVGMARRT; via the coding sequence ATGGACATGGTTGCAGCCACTGAATTCCTGGCCCGTTCGACGACGCTGACCAGCGTCGGCTGGATCGGCTACATCATCATCGGCGCCCTTGCCGGCTGGATCGCAGGCAAGCTCGTCAAGGGCGGTGGTTCCGGCATCCTGTTGAACATCGTCATCGGGATCGTCGGCGCGCTCATCGGTGGGTTCCTGCTGAGCTTCTTCCTCGACACCGCCGCAGGCGGGTGGTGGTTCACCCTGTTCACCGCGATCCTCGGTTCGGTGATCCTGCTCTGGATCGTCGGCATGGCCCGCCGGACCTGA
- a CDS encoding APA family fibronectin-binding glycoprotein yields the protein MTQPDSISRRPGLWTAFAVTAVTAATAVTIALPSTSAVADPATPTPTTAAPAAPPAAPPATDPNAPVVPPPADPNAPPPPPADPNAPPVVPPAADPNAPPPPPAPLEPGRVPNTAGGFSYLLPAGWVVSDASRLNYGQALLSKTTAPAENGQPAPTANDTSVILGRLDLKLFAGAEQDNGKAAVRLASDMGEFFMPFPGVRINQQSGALQAGDMPGNFSSYEVKFTDTTKPNGQIWAGVVGTAVPNAPREQRNQRWFVVWLGTAKDPIDPAAAKALAESIRPYTPPPAPAADPNAPVSDPNAPPPAAGGRIPLGVPVPVETPVPGMTPGQ from the coding sequence ATGACGCAGCCGGACTCGATCTCGCGACGGCCGGGCCTGTGGACGGCGTTCGCGGTCACCGCGGTGACCGCCGCTACCGCCGTCACAATCGCCCTGCCGTCGACGTCTGCCGTCGCCGATCCCGCGACGCCGACACCCACCACGGCGGCGCCAGCCGCCCCGCCGGCCGCACCGCCGGCCACCGATCCCAACGCACCGGTGGTGCCGCCGCCCGCGGATCCCAACGCACCACCGCCGCCGCCCGCCGATCCGAACGCCCCGCCGGTGGTGCCGCCGGCCGCGGATCCCAACGCGCCGCCGCCGCCTCCCGCACCGCTGGAGCCGGGTCGCGTCCCCAACACGGCGGGCGGCTTCAGCTACCTGCTGCCCGCGGGCTGGGTGGTGTCTGACGCGTCACGGCTGAACTACGGCCAGGCGCTGCTGAGCAAGACCACCGCGCCGGCTGAGAACGGTCAGCCCGCCCCGACTGCCAACGACACCAGCGTCATCCTGGGCCGACTGGACCTGAAGCTGTTCGCCGGCGCCGAGCAGGACAACGGCAAGGCCGCGGTCCGGCTGGCGTCGGACATGGGCGAATTCTTCATGCCGTTCCCGGGCGTGCGGATCAACCAGCAGAGCGGGGCACTGCAGGCCGGTGACATGCCGGGCAACTTCTCCTCCTACGAGGTGAAGTTCACCGATACCACCAAGCCCAACGGCCAGATCTGGGCCGGTGTGGTCGGAACCGCCGTCCCGAACGCGCCGCGCGAACAGCGCAACCAGCGCTGGTTCGTGGTGTGGCTGGGTACCGCCAAGGATCCGATCGATCCGGCCGCCGCCAAGGCGCTCGCCGAGTCGATCCGGCCGTACACGCCGCCGCCGGCCCCGGCCGCCGATCCGAACGCGCCCGTGAGCGACCCGAACGCACCCCCGCCCGCCGCCGGTGGCCGGATCCCGCTGGGTGTTCCCGTCCCGGTGGAGACACCGGTTCCCGGAATGACGCCCGGCCAGTAG
- a CDS encoding sulfate/molybdate ABC transporter ATP-binding protein has product MAELQFTAVVTDRSYEVAFEVASGEVLAILGPNGAGKSTTLHVIAGLLQPDSGSVRLGGRTLTDTAAGISVATHDRRVGLLLQDPLLFPHLTVQANVEFAPRSRGAGRAATRRTATAWLAEVGLTELAARKPDQLSGGQAQRAAIARALAAEPEVLLLDEPLAGLDVAVAASVRALLRRVSSESGRATLLITHDLLDVLTLADRVLVLDDGRVAEIGAVGEVLAAPRSMFGARIAGVNVVRGVADGSEALRAADGTLWHGCHAVHPPESGALVAVFSPAAVAVYRELPHGSPRNSVQVRVAELDADGARVRVRGQEQADGAPGLAADITAESAAGLRLAAGDDVWFTVKAQEVALHAAAR; this is encoded by the coding sequence ATGGCTGAGCTGCAGTTCACGGCCGTGGTGACCGACCGGTCCTACGAGGTGGCGTTTGAGGTCGCCAGTGGGGAAGTGCTGGCCATCCTCGGGCCCAACGGTGCAGGCAAGTCCACCACGCTGCATGTCATTGCCGGTCTGCTGCAACCAGATTCGGGCTCGGTGCGGCTCGGCGGGCGGACGCTGACCGACACCGCGGCCGGCATCTCGGTGGCCACCCACGACCGCCGCGTCGGGCTGCTGCTGCAAGATCCGCTGCTGTTTCCGCACTTGACTGTGCAGGCCAACGTCGAGTTCGCGCCGCGCAGCCGCGGGGCCGGGCGGGCGGCAACGCGCCGCACCGCGACGGCATGGCTGGCCGAGGTGGGACTGACCGAGCTGGCCGCGCGCAAACCGGATCAGCTGTCCGGCGGGCAGGCGCAGCGGGCCGCGATCGCGCGGGCGTTGGCCGCCGAGCCGGAGGTGCTGCTGCTCGACGAGCCGCTGGCCGGGCTCGATGTCGCGGTGGCGGCCTCGGTGCGGGCGTTGCTGCGCCGGGTGTCGTCGGAATCGGGTCGGGCGACGCTGCTGATCACCCACGATCTGCTCGATGTGCTGACGCTGGCCGACCGGGTGCTGGTGCTCGACGACGGCCGCGTCGCCGAGATCGGCGCGGTCGGTGAGGTCCTGGCCGCGCCGCGCAGCATGTTCGGCGCCCGCATCGCCGGCGTGAACGTGGTCCGGGGCGTGGCGGACGGATCGGAGGCCCTGCGTGCCGCGGACGGCACCCTGTGGCACGGGTGCCATGCCGTGCATCCGCCGGAATCGGGCGCGCTGGTGGCGGTGTTCTCGCCGGCCGCGGTCGCGGTGTACCGCGAACTGCCGCACGGCAGCCCACGCAACAGCGTCCAGGTCCGCGTCGCCGAGCTGGATGCCGATGGCGCGCGGGTACGGGTGCGCGGGCAGGAGCAGGCGGACGGCGCGCCCGGCCTGGCCGCCGACATCACCGCGGAGTCGGCGGCCGGCTTGAGGCTGGCTGCCGGGGACGACGTGTGGTTCACAGTCAAGGCGCAGGAAGTCGCCCTGCACGCCGCAGCCCGCTGA
- a CDS encoding ABC transporter permease produces MKRSRAHRTQPPLPRWVYVPAALGAAFVVLPLAAMAVKVDWTHFWSLISSAPSQAALLLSLRTAAASTVICLVLGVPMALVLARNDGPVVRAMRPLILLPLVLPPVVGGIALLYAFGRLGLLGSYLEAAGIRIAFTTTAVVLAQTFVSLPFLVIALEGAARTRGSDYDVVAATLGAGPATVWWRVTLPLLTPGLVSGAVLAFARSLGEFGATLTFAGSRQGVTRTLPLEIYLQRESDADAAVALSLLLVGVAAVVVLGLGVRRLSGWAGNG; encoded by the coding sequence GTGAAGCGCAGCCGGGCGCACCGCACGCAGCCCCCGCTGCCCCGTTGGGTGTACGTGCCCGCGGCGCTCGGCGCGGCCTTCGTGGTGTTGCCGTTGGCGGCGATGGCGGTCAAGGTCGATTGGACGCACTTCTGGTCCCTGATCAGCAGTGCACCGTCGCAGGCCGCGCTGTTGCTGAGTCTGCGCACAGCGGCGGCCAGCACCGTGATCTGCCTGGTTCTGGGTGTGCCGATGGCTCTGGTTCTGGCCCGCAACGACGGCCCGGTCGTGCGCGCGATGCGTCCGCTGATCCTGTTGCCGCTGGTTCTGCCGCCGGTGGTCGGTGGAATCGCGTTGCTGTACGCCTTCGGCCGCCTCGGCCTGCTCGGTAGCTATCTGGAGGCGGCGGGTATCCGGATCGCGTTCACCACCACCGCTGTGGTGCTGGCCCAGACGTTCGTTTCGCTGCCGTTCCTGGTGATCGCGCTGGAGGGCGCGGCACGCACCCGGGGAAGCGACTACGACGTCGTGGCGGCGACGCTGGGGGCCGGACCGGCGACCGTGTGGTGGCGGGTGACGTTGCCGCTGCTGACGCCGGGCCTGGTATCGGGCGCCGTGCTGGCCTTCGCCCGGTCGCTCGGTGAGTTCGGGGCCACCCTCACCTTCGCCGGTTCGCGCCAAGGCGTCACCAGAACCCTGCCGCTGGAGATCTATCTGCAGCGGGAGAGCGACGCCGACGCGGCGGTCGCGCTGTCGCTGCTGTTGGTCGGGGTGGCCGCGGTGGTGGTACTCGGGCTCGGGGTGCGGCGGTTGTCGGGCTGGGCCGGCAATGGCTGA
- a CDS encoding SDR family oxidoreductase, with amino-acid sequence MDVLVTGGDTELGRTIAEGFRDAGHKVVISGARRDDLEVAAKELDVDAIVCDTTDAESLAELRSQFPHHLDTIVHVPAPAWVGDDPRTYTLSETAKAWRTALDTSVLSAVLLVQNIGDHLRAGGSIVTVVPENPRDGGADAAVKAALSNWTAGQSDYFGTRGITVNTVACGRSAEPSYDGLSTAPPSAAAEIARLALFLTTPAARHITGQTVHVGRGALANFG; translated from the coding sequence ATGGACGTGCTGGTCACCGGAGGTGACACCGAACTGGGTCGCACGATCGCGGAGGGCTTCCGCGACGCAGGCCACAAGGTCGTCATCAGCGGAGCGCGCCGCGACGATCTCGAGGTGGCCGCCAAGGAACTCGACGTCGACGCCATCGTGTGCGACACCACCGATGCCGAGAGCCTGGCCGAGCTGCGCAGCCAGTTCCCGCATCACCTGGACACCATCGTTCACGTACCCGCGCCGGCCTGGGTCGGCGACGATCCCCGCACCTACACGCTGAGCGAGACCGCGAAGGCCTGGCGAACGGCCCTGGATACCAGCGTCCTGTCCGCGGTGCTGCTCGTGCAGAACATCGGTGATCACCTGCGCGCGGGCGGATCGATCGTGACCGTCGTTCCGGAGAACCCGCGCGACGGCGGCGCCGATGCCGCGGTCAAGGCCGCACTGTCGAATTGGACTGCGGGACAATCGGATTACTTCGGAACCCGCGGCATCACCGTCAACACCGTGGCCTGCGGCCGCAGTGCCGAGCCGTCGTACGACGGATTGTCCACCGCCCCGCCGTCGGCGGCGGCGGAGATCGCGCGCCTGGCGCTGTTCCTGACCACGCCCGCGGCCCGGCACATCACCGGCCAGACAGTGCACGTCGGCCGGGGCGCGCTCGCCAACTTCGGCTGA
- a CDS encoding LLM class F420-dependent oxidoreductase: MTIRLGIQIPNFSYGTGVPELFPTVIAQAQEAEAAGADAVLVMDHFYQLPNLGKPEEPMLEAYTALGALANATQRVQLGTLVTGNTYRNPTLLAKAITTLDVISQGRAILGIGTGWFELEHDSLGYEFGTFTDRFNKLDEALQIILPMLAGERVTVDGKYYRTNEAFAIPRFRDHIPLMIGGSGEKKTIPLAAKYFDHLNVIAGFDELPRKVQVVNEQCEKVGRDPATLETSMLVFALIDENITADFIPEDVRQRAVWGAPEQIAEQIKTNVLDAGVDGVILSPVTHLDGYHPGRITAVAEVLRPLLGG, translated from the coding sequence GTGACGATCCGACTCGGAATCCAGATCCCCAACTTCTCCTACGGGACCGGCGTCCCGGAGTTGTTTCCCACGGTCATCGCGCAGGCCCAGGAGGCCGAAGCGGCCGGCGCTGACGCCGTCCTCGTGATGGACCACTTCTATCAGCTGCCCAACCTCGGCAAGCCCGAGGAGCCGATGCTGGAGGCCTACACGGCCCTGGGTGCTCTGGCGAATGCGACGCAGCGGGTGCAGCTGGGCACACTCGTCACCGGCAACACCTACCGCAACCCGACGCTGCTGGCCAAGGCGATCACCACGCTCGACGTGATCAGCCAGGGCCGCGCGATCCTGGGCATCGGCACCGGCTGGTTCGAGCTCGAGCACGACTCGCTGGGCTACGAGTTCGGCACCTTCACCGACCGGTTCAACAAGCTCGACGAGGCACTGCAGATCATCCTGCCGATGCTCGCGGGCGAGCGGGTGACCGTGGACGGCAAGTACTACCGGACCAACGAGGCGTTCGCCATTCCCCGGTTCCGCGATCACATTCCGCTGATGATCGGCGGCAGCGGCGAGAAGAAGACAATTCCGTTGGCCGCCAAGTACTTCGACCACCTCAACGTCATCGCCGGATTCGACGAGCTGCCCCGCAAGGTCCAGGTCGTCAACGAGCAGTGCGAAAAGGTCGGCCGCGACCCCGCCACGCTGGAGACCAGCATGCTGGTCTTCGCCCTGATCGACGAGAACATCACCGCCGACTTCATTCCCGAGGACGTCAGGCAGCGTGCGGTCTGGGGAGCCCCCGAGCAGATCGCCGAGCAGATCAAAACCAACGTGCTCGACGCCGGCGTCGACGGTGTCATCCTCAGCCCGGTCACGCACCTGGACGGCTACCACCCCGGCCGGATCACCGCCGTCGCCGAGGTCTTACGCCCGCTGCTTGGCGGGTAA
- a CDS encoding NAD(P)/FAD-dependent oxidoreductase produces MTHPGATPSDKHKVVIIGSGFGGLNAAKHLKRADVDIKMIAKTTHHLFQPLLYQVATGIISEGEIAPPTRVVLRDQKNCQVLLGEVTNIDLSNKTVDSILLGHTYRTPYDTLIVAAGAGQSYFGNDHFAEWAPGMKTIDDALELRGRILGAFEQAERSSDPVRRAKLLTFVVVGAGPTGVEMAGQIAELADHTLKGAFRHIDSTRARVILLDAAPAVLPPMGEKLGKKAADRLEKLGVEIQLGAMVTDVDRNGITVKRGDGSLDRIECATKVWSAGVSASPLGKIIADQSGAEIDRAGRVKVLPDLTVPGNPNVFVVGDMAFVDGVPGMAQGAIQGAKYAAKLVKAELKGADPAAREPFQYFDKGSMATVSRYSAVAKIGKIEFSGYIAWLAWLFLHLIYLVGFKARLTTSLSWISTFIGSHRGQLTITEQQAYARTRIEQLEEIAATVEDEKAAS; encoded by the coding sequence ATGACCCACCCCGGTGCCACTCCATCGGATAAGCACAAGGTCGTCATCATCGGATCGGGATTTGGCGGCCTGAACGCCGCCAAGCATCTCAAGCGAGCCGACGTCGACATCAAGATGATCGCCAAGACCACCCACCACCTGTTCCAGCCGCTGCTGTACCAGGTGGCCACCGGCATCATCTCGGAAGGCGAGATCGCCCCGCCGACCCGCGTGGTGCTGCGCGACCAGAAGAACTGCCAGGTTCTGCTGGGCGAGGTCACCAACATCGATCTGTCGAACAAGACGGTCGACTCGATCCTGCTGGGCCACACCTACCGGACCCCGTACGACACGTTGATCGTGGCCGCCGGGGCGGGACAGTCCTATTTCGGCAACGACCACTTCGCCGAGTGGGCGCCCGGTATGAAGACCATCGACGACGCACTGGAACTTCGCGGCCGCATTCTGGGCGCCTTCGAGCAGGCCGAGCGGTCGAGCGATCCGGTCCGCCGGGCGAAGCTGCTGACCTTCGTCGTCGTCGGCGCCGGCCCCACGGGTGTCGAGATGGCCGGCCAGATCGCCGAACTCGCCGACCACACCCTCAAGGGTGCGTTCCGGCACATCGACTCCACGCGCGCGCGGGTGATCCTGCTTGACGCCGCCCCGGCCGTGCTGCCGCCGATGGGCGAGAAGCTCGGTAAGAAGGCCGCCGACCGGCTGGAGAAGCTGGGCGTTGAGATCCAGCTCGGCGCGATGGTCACCGACGTCGACCGCAACGGCATCACCGTCAAGCGCGGAGACGGCAGCCTGGACCGCATCGAATGCGCCACCAAGGTGTGGTCGGCCGGTGTGTCGGCCAGCCCGCTCGGCAAGATCATCGCCGACCAGTCCGGCGCCGAGATCGACCGGGCCGGCCGCGTCAAAGTGCTACCGGACCTCACCGTTCCCGGCAACCCGAACGTGTTCGTGGTCGGCGACATGGCGTTCGTCGACGGTGTCCCCGGCATGGCGCAGGGTGCCATCCAGGGCGCCAAGTACGCCGCCAAGCTGGTCAAGGCCGAGCTCAAGGGCGCCGACCCGGCGGCTCGTGAGCCGTTCCAGTACTTCGACAAGGGCTCCATGGCGACGGTGTCGCGGTACTCGGCGGTCGCCAAGATCGGCAAGATCGAGTTCAGCGGCTACATCGCCTGGCTGGCCTGGCTGTTCCTGCACCTGATCTACCTGGTCGGCTTCAAGGCGCGGCTGACCACGTCGTTGTCGTGGATCAGCACGTTCATCGGCAGCCACCGCGGTCAGCTGACGATCACCGAGCAGCAGGCGTACGCCCGAACCAGAATCGAACAGCTCGAGGAGATCGCGGCCACGGTGGAGGACGAGAAAGCCGCCAGCTGA
- a CDS encoding heme-binding protein: MTSNRSVRRAAAAAIGAGAVLLSVAGPAGLLLAGPAAADPPPNCTTADMTGIMSGVSAAMSNYLFTHPDVNAFFSGLQGLPKDQVKTQTQQYLNANPQIRADLDGIRQPSTDFRSRCGLPQRPLAPGVI; encoded by the coding sequence ATGACATCCAATCGTTCCGTGCGTCGCGCGGCTGCGGCAGCGATCGGCGCCGGCGCGGTGTTGCTCAGCGTGGCAGGCCCGGCTGGGTTGCTCTTGGCCGGCCCGGCCGCAGCCGACCCGCCGCCCAACTGCACCACCGCGGACATGACCGGAATCATGTCCGGCGTGTCGGCGGCGATGTCGAACTACCTGTTCACGCACCCGGACGTCAACGCATTCTTCTCCGGTCTGCAGGGGCTGCCGAAAGATCAGGTCAAGACCCAGACGCAGCAATACCTGAACGCCAACCCGCAAATTCGCGCCGACCTGGATGGCATCCGCCAGCCGTCGACCGACTTCCGCAGCCGCTGCGGCCTTCCGCAACGCCCGCTTGCACCCGGCGTGATCTAG
- a CDS encoding HAMP domain-containing sensor histidine kinase, with the protein MLSLRTIVIVAALSVVILVLTLGTWVWLGVTNDQYSQLDRRLDSVSSLGDVGSLLTTAKPAAAGTPTPDGNLVRTIRVGAMAMSVPPEVVLPQLDNGYANTTIDGVEYRVRTFSVGGATIALGAPLAETQRRIAELHLRVLLICTGVIAGTVLVGWLISLIMINPFRLLAQQARAINAQSNPDDVQVRGVKEAVEIAEAVEGMLARIGDEQGRTKAALESARDFAAVASHELRTPLTAMRTNLEVLSTLDLAPEQRNEVIGDVIRTQSRIEATLTALERLAQGELTTADDFVPFDVTELLDRAAHDAERIYRDLKVSLVPSPAVLMVGLPVGLRLVIDNAIANAVKHGAATEVQLSVSSSAAGVQITVDDDGSGVPEDERAAVFERFSRGSTASRSGSGLGLALVAQQAELHGGTASLTTSPLGGARLVLTLAGRHE; encoded by the coding sequence ATGCTCTCGCTGCGCACGATCGTCATCGTGGCGGCGCTGTCCGTCGTCATCCTGGTGCTCACTCTGGGCACCTGGGTGTGGCTGGGCGTCACCAACGACCAGTACAGCCAGCTCGACCGCAGGCTTGACTCGGTGAGCAGCCTCGGTGACGTCGGGTCGCTGCTGACGACCGCGAAGCCGGCTGCGGCGGGCACCCCCACCCCCGACGGAAACCTGGTGCGCACCATCCGGGTCGGGGCGATGGCGATGTCGGTGCCGCCGGAGGTCGTACTGCCCCAGCTGGACAACGGCTACGCCAACACCACGATCGACGGCGTCGAGTACCGGGTGCGGACCTTCTCGGTCGGTGGGGCCACTATCGCGCTGGGCGCGCCGCTGGCCGAGACTCAGCGCCGCATCGCCGAACTGCATCTGCGGGTGCTGTTGATCTGCACCGGGGTCATCGCCGGCACCGTGCTGGTGGGGTGGCTGATCTCGCTGATCATGATCAACCCGTTTCGGCTGCTGGCGCAGCAGGCCCGCGCGATCAACGCCCAGTCCAACCCCGACGACGTCCAGGTCCGCGGCGTCAAGGAGGCGGTCGAGATCGCCGAGGCCGTCGAAGGCATGCTGGCCCGGATCGGTGACGAGCAGGGCCGCACCAAGGCCGCGCTCGAGTCCGCCCGGGACTTCGCGGCGGTGGCCTCCCACGAACTGCGCACTCCGCTGACCGCGATGCGCACCAACCTCGAGGTGCTCTCCACGCTCGACCTCGCGCCCGAACAGCGCAACGAGGTGATCGGCGACGTGATCCGCACCCAGAGCCGCATCGAGGCCACGCTCACCGCGCTGGAGCGGCTGGCCCAGGGCGAGTTGACCACGGCCGACGATTTCGTGCCCTTCGACGTCACCGAACTGCTCGACCGCGCCGCACACGACGCCGAGCGGATCTACCGCGACCTCAAGGTCTCGCTGGTGCCCTCTCCCGCGGTGTTGATGGTCGGGCTGCCGGTGGGGCTGCGGCTCGTGATCGACAACGCGATTGCCAACGCGGTCAAGCACGGTGCGGCCACCGAGGTGCAACTGTCGGTGTCCAGCTCGGCCGCCGGAGTACAGATCACCGTCGACGACGACGGCAGCGGCGTTCCCGAAGACGAGCGGGCCGCGGTGTTCGAGCGGTTCTCCCGCGGCTCTACCGCGTCCCGGTCAGGGTCGGGTCTCGGACTGGCGCTGGTCGCCCAGCAGGCCGAATTGCACGGTGGCACAGCATCATTGACCACCAGCCCGTTGGGCGGCGCCCGGCTGGTGCTGACTCTGGCCGGCCGTCACGAGTAG
- a CDS encoding urease accessory protein UreD: protein MRSDVVVVAQPGRLPRIECRGALAARHTEPDTVHLVSAAATPLGGDTIAIRIIVEPGARLRLRSAAATVALPGATTTQSHACWHIEAAGELDVDPGPTIVAADAAHLSELTICLDDTARLRIRERVQIGRTGEREGFWSGAMRADVAGTPLLRHRVELGPASVADDALGTPLACVSELRYPEPATDAAGVTLDLAKGGSLSTWQGPRLYS from the coding sequence GTGCGTTCCGATGTCGTGGTGGTGGCGCAGCCGGGCCGGCTGCCCCGCATCGAATGTCGCGGGGCTCTGGCCGCGCGGCACACCGAACCCGACACCGTGCACCTGGTGTCGGCGGCAGCGACGCCGCTGGGCGGGGACACCATCGCGATCCGGATCATCGTAGAACCCGGTGCGCGACTGCGGCTGCGCAGCGCCGCGGCGACCGTTGCGCTGCCCGGCGCCACCACCACCCAGTCACACGCCTGCTGGCATATCGAGGCCGCCGGTGAGCTCGACGTCGACCCCGGGCCGACGATCGTGGCGGCCGACGCCGCGCACCTCAGCGAACTGACGATCTGCCTCGACGACACGGCCCGCCTGCGGATCCGGGAGCGGGTTCAGATAGGCAGAACCGGTGAGCGCGAAGGGTTTTGGAGCGGCGCTATGCGCGCCGACGTGGCAGGCACCCCGCTGCTGCGACACCGCGTCGAGCTCGGGCCGGCCTCGGTGGCCGACGATGCACTGGGTACTCCGCTGGCCTGCGTGAGCGAACTGCGCTACCCGGAGCCGGCCACCGACGCGGCCGGCGTCACCCTCGACCTCGCCAAGGGCGGCAGCTTGTCGACCTGGCAGGGCCCGCGGCTCTACTCGTGA